A stretch of Henckelia pumila isolate YLH828 chromosome 4, ASM3356847v2, whole genome shotgun sequence DNA encodes these proteins:
- the LOC140864632 gene encoding E3 ubiquitin-protein ligase RMA1H1-like — MAMEQYLQEAAAQSDFDEGISSPEKCRSLSETNTSRDFDCNICLDLVQDPVVTFCGHLYCWPCLYRWINSRDENGDRKQPECPVCKAEVSQRTLIPLYGRGQTSDSSQNEANILIPRRPSMCTPTSHSYPIPNPRYIQQPSDFAHRVPPRIFGETQLVDPMIGMFGEMVYDRIFGNSETTLFAYPNSYHLADGSSPRFRRHMMQSDVSLSRVCFFLLCCVILCLLLF, encoded by the coding sequence ATGGCTATGGAACAGTATCTCCAAGAAGCTGCAGCTCAAAGTGATTTCGATGAAGGAATTAGTTCCCCTGAGAAGTGCCGATCCTTGTCCGAAACTAACACATCCAGGGACTTTGACTGCAACATCTGTCTCGACCTCGTGCAAGATCCAGTGGTCACATTTTGCGGGCATCTCTACTGTTGGCCTTGTCTGTACAGATGGATTAATTCTCGTGATGAAAATGGTGATCGCAAACAACCAGAGTGTCCCGTTTGCAAGGCAGAAGTGTCGCAGAGGACCTTAATCCCGCTCTATGGTCGAGGCCAAACCTCCGACTCTTCTCAAAACGAGGCCAATATCCTTATCCCACGAAGACCTAGCATGTGTACGCCAACTAGTCACTCATATCCCATTCCAAATCCAAGATACATACAGCAGCCATCGGATTTTGCACACCGAGTTCCTCCACGTATCTTTGGCGAGACGCAATTGGTTGATCCAATGATCGGGATGTTCGGGGAAATGGTGTATGATCGGATATTTGGGAACTCGGAGACGACTTTGTTTGCGTATCCGAACTCTTATCATTTGGCAGATGGCAGTAGTCCTAGGTTTAGAAGGCACATGATGCAAAGCGATGTATCCCTTAGTAGAGTATGCTTCTTCCTCTTGTGTTGTGTCATCTTATGCCTACTTTTGTTTTAA